The following are encoded together in the Monodelphis domestica isolate mMonDom1 chromosome 5, mMonDom1.pri, whole genome shotgun sequence genome:
- the DNAJB9 gene encoding dnaJ homolog subfamily B member 9 — MKMATPQAVFTFAICILMITELILATENYYDVLGVPKSASERQIKKAFHKLAMKYHPDKNKSPDAETKFREIAEAYETLSDANRRKEYDSVGHSTFTSSGGNTFQQSFNFNFDDLFKDFDFFGPDKNTQTKKHFETHFRTRQDSSSRQRHHFQEFSFGGGLFDDMFEDMEKMFSFNGFDNANRHTVQTEKRFHGSGKHCRTVTQRRGNMVTTYTDCSGQ, encoded by the exons ATGAAAATGGCTACTCCACAGGCGGTTTTCACCTTTGCAATTTGCATTTTAATGATTACAGAATTAATCCTAGCAACAGAAAATTACTATGATGTCTTAGGAGTTCCAAAATCTGCATCAGAACGCCAAATCAAGAAGGCCTTTCACAAGTTGGCCATGAAATACCATCCTGACAAAAATAAGAGCCCTGATGCTGAAACTAAATTTAGAGAGATTGCGGAAG catATGAAACACTTTCAGATGCCAATAGacgaaaagaatatgattcagtTGGACATAGTACCTTTACTAGTAGTGGTGGAAATACCTTCCAGCAGTCTTTCAACTTCAACTTTGATGATCTCTTTAAAgactttgatttttttggtcCTGACAAAAACACtcaaaccaaaaaacattttgaaactcaCTTCCGGACCCGCCAGGATAGTTCCAGCAGGCAAAGGCATCATTTTCAGGAATTTTCTTTTGGAGGTGGACTGTTTGATGACATGTTTgaagatatggaaaaaatgttttcattcaaTGGTTTTGACAATGCAAACCGACACACAGTACAAACCGAAAAGAGATTCCACGGATCTGGCAAGCATTGTAGAACTGTCACTCAACGGAGAGGAAATATGGTTACTACATACACTGACTGTTCAGGACAGTAA
- the THAP5 gene encoding THAP domain-containing protein 5 isoform X1: protein MPRYCAAFSCKNRRGRNNKDRKLSFYPFPLHDKERLEKWLRNMKRDTWVPSKYQFLCSDHFTPDSLDIRWGIRYLKQTAIPTIFSLPEDSQEKDQVKNKPHKRKTEDERDICLMVKSEELPAQMEPKKNIISTEKFDESTNLLYSSSLSEPLQKHKPPISSMENPHNGTLTIDSLIPHVEKPKPVLETAVVQDIEVSSFHTSLENLLNTTAATLNVSNPEHVHLSVDPSNVVETSIDHLSNPEITDISVATQENTVLLSTITQTIEELNTDEESVITILVPAESSKPSTSSFMPTEQERIDVEDVDIEDSLYDDTDYGIEVLQTEHSYCRQDINRELLWQKVTKLHSKITLLELQEQQTLGRLKSLETLIGQLKQENLLSEEKLKIVENCFTTFEVTMIE, encoded by the exons ATGCCCCGTTATTGCGCCGCGTTTAGCTGTAAGAACCGCCGAGGACGAAACAATAAAGACCGGAAACTGAGTTTCTACCC GTTTCCTCTCCATGACAAAGAGAGACTTGAAAAATGGTTACGAAATATGAAACGTGATACATGGGTTCCTAGTAAATACCAGTTCCTGTGCAGTGACCATTTTACTCCTGACTCTCTTGACATCAGATGGGGCATTCGATATTTAAAACAAACTGCTATCCCAACTATTTTTTCTTTACCTGAGGACAGTCAG GAAAAAGACCAGGTAAAAAACAAgcctcataaaagaaaaacagaggatGAAAGAGATATATGTCTAATGGTAAAGTCAGAAGAATTACCTGCACAAAtggaaccaaagaaaaatattataagcacaGAAAAATTTGATGAAAGTACAAATTTACTTTATTCATCTTCTTTGAGTGAACCACTACAAAAGCATAAACCACCAATTTCCAGTATGGAAAATCCACATAATGGCACATTAACTATTGATTCTTTAATTCCACATGTTGAAAAACCAAAACCTGTCTTAGAAACAGCAGTTGTCCAAGATATAGAAGTTAGTAGTTTTCATACATCTCTTGAGAACCTCTTAAATACTACAGCTGCTACTTTGAATGTCTCAAATCCAGAGCATGTGCATCTCTCTGTGGACCCCAGTAATGTAGTTGAAACATCCATAGACCATCTCTCTAATCCAGAAATCACAGATATTTCAGTGGCAACACAGGAAAATACTGTCTTACTGAGTACAATTACTCAGACAATTGAGGAGCTGAATACAGATGAAGAATCAGTTATTACAATTCTAGTGCCTGCTGAAAGCTCTAAGCCATCGACCAGTTCATTCATGCCAACAGAACAAGAGAGGATAGATGTGGAAGATGTAGATATTGAAGATTCCTTATATGATGACACAGACTATGGCATTGAAGTACTACAAACTGAGCATTCTTATTGTAGGCAAGATATCAACAGAGAACTTCTTTGgcaaaaagttactaaactacATTCAAAGATAACCCTTCTTGAACTACAGGAGCAACAAACTCTAGGAAGACTCAAATCTCTAGAAACTCTAATAGGACAGTTAAAACAAGAAAACTTACTATCTGAAGAAAAACTCAAGATTGTAGAAAACTGTTTCACAACATTTGAAGTTACAATGATAGAATGA
- the THAP5 gene encoding THAP domain-containing protein 5 isoform X2 codes for MKRDTWVPSKYQFLCSDHFTPDSLDIRWGIRYLKQTAIPTIFSLPEDSQEKDQVKNKPHKRKTEDERDICLMVKSEELPAQMEPKKNIISTEKFDESTNLLYSSSLSEPLQKHKPPISSMENPHNGTLTIDSLIPHVEKPKPVLETAVVQDIEVSSFHTSLENLLNTTAATLNVSNPEHVHLSVDPSNVVETSIDHLSNPEITDISVATQENTVLLSTITQTIEELNTDEESVITILVPAESSKPSTSSFMPTEQERIDVEDVDIEDSLYDDTDYGIEVLQTEHSYCRQDINRELLWQKVTKLHSKITLLELQEQQTLGRLKSLETLIGQLKQENLLSEEKLKIVENCFTTFEVTMIE; via the exons ATGAAACGTGATACATGGGTTCCTAGTAAATACCAGTTCCTGTGCAGTGACCATTTTACTCCTGACTCTCTTGACATCAGATGGGGCATTCGATATTTAAAACAAACTGCTATCCCAACTATTTTTTCTTTACCTGAGGACAGTCAG GAAAAAGACCAGGTAAAAAACAAgcctcataaaagaaaaacagaggatGAAAGAGATATATGTCTAATGGTAAAGTCAGAAGAATTACCTGCACAAAtggaaccaaagaaaaatattataagcacaGAAAAATTTGATGAAAGTACAAATTTACTTTATTCATCTTCTTTGAGTGAACCACTACAAAAGCATAAACCACCAATTTCCAGTATGGAAAATCCACATAATGGCACATTAACTATTGATTCTTTAATTCCACATGTTGAAAAACCAAAACCTGTCTTAGAAACAGCAGTTGTCCAAGATATAGAAGTTAGTAGTTTTCATACATCTCTTGAGAACCTCTTAAATACTACAGCTGCTACTTTGAATGTCTCAAATCCAGAGCATGTGCATCTCTCTGTGGACCCCAGTAATGTAGTTGAAACATCCATAGACCATCTCTCTAATCCAGAAATCACAGATATTTCAGTGGCAACACAGGAAAATACTGTCTTACTGAGTACAATTACTCAGACAATTGAGGAGCTGAATACAGATGAAGAATCAGTTATTACAATTCTAGTGCCTGCTGAAAGCTCTAAGCCATCGACCAGTTCATTCATGCCAACAGAACAAGAGAGGATAGATGTGGAAGATGTAGATATTGAAGATTCCTTATATGATGACACAGACTATGGCATTGAAGTACTACAAACTGAGCATTCTTATTGTAGGCAAGATATCAACAGAGAACTTCTTTGgcaaaaagttactaaactacATTCAAAGATAACCCTTCTTGAACTACAGGAGCAACAAACTCTAGGAAGACTCAAATCTCTAGAAACTCTAATAGGACAGTTAAAACAAGAAAACTTACTATCTGAAGAAAAACTCAAGATTGTAGAAAACTGTTTCACAACATTTGAAGTTACAATGATAGAATGA